The following is a genomic window from Terriglobia bacterium.
AGCCCCGAGCAACGCGAAGCAGGGGCTCGCCCGGATCGCCCGCGGCATTGATATCTCTCGTGAGCACTGAACGCCAAAGGTCCTTCCCAAATTCTCCCAGCGGTACGTCGAGAACAGCTTCGAGGGATGTGCGCGACGCTCTCTGCGATCCGGATCGCCCTCTTCAGTGCCGGCCAGGACAAAAAAGCTCCGAAACGACGCCAATCGGTATAGAATAACACCCCCTCGGAATCCCAATGTGGGGGAATCCAGATCGAGAGTTTGACGTCACTTATGCCTTCACCTGAAGAAGTCGCCTTCATCTTCCCCGGCCAGGGTTCGCAGACGGTGGGCATGGGCCGCAAGTTGGCCGACACCTACCCGGTCGCGCAGCAGACATTCGAGGAGGCCGACGCGGCGCTTGGCTTCAAGCTCTCCCAACTCTGCTGGGAGGGTCCGGAAGAAAAACTCCGCCTGACGGAGATCACGCAGCCGGCGATTCTCACGGTGTCGGTCGCCGCTTTGCGAGTTCTGCGGGAGAACGGAGTCGCGCCGGCGATCGCGGCGGGCCACAGTTTGGGCGAATACTCGGCACATGTTGCCGCCGGAACGCTGGAATTCGAAGATGCGGTCCGGACGGTACACCATCGCGGGCGGTACATGCAGGAAGCGGTGCCGGTGGGCGAAGGGGCAATGGCCGCGGTGATCGGAATGTCGATCGATCAGGTGCAGCAGATTTGCGACGAATCGGCGCAAGGTAAGGTATGTCAGCCGGCTAACATCAACTCGCCGGACCAAATCGTCATCTCAGGAAGTAAGGACGCGGTCGAGCGCGC
Proteins encoded in this region:
- the fabD gene encoding ACP S-malonyltransferase; amino-acid sequence: MPSPEEVAFIFPGQGSQTVGMGRKLADTYPVAQQTFEEADAALGFKLSQLCWEGPEEKLRLTEITQPAILTVSVAALRVLRENGVAPAIAAGHSLGEYSAHVAAGTLEFEDAVRTVHHRGRYMQEAVPVGEGAMAAVIGMSIDQVQQICDESAQGKVCQPANINSPDQIVISGSKDAVERAAELAKRRGAKKAIMLPVSAPFHSALMQPAQDRLAPDLKTLKFLHMSVPVVTNIDAEVVSDPEKARDALIRQVSGAVQWERCMRVLIERGISKFIEVGPGKVLCGLMRKIDPSKTCVNVEDETSMQRVA